From the genome of Hymenobacter cellulosilyticus, one region includes:
- the rpiB gene encoding ribose 5-phosphate isomerase B: MKLAIGSDHAGFAYKEMLTHWLRDNGYEVKDFGTYSADSVDYPDFVHPVAEAITAGEFEQGILVCGSANGVAITANKHKGIRAAIAWQPELAELARQHNNANIICVPERFVTEEAARDIVSRFLNTAFEGGRHQNRVSKIDC; the protein is encoded by the coding sequence ATGAAACTTGCCATCGGTTCCGACCACGCCGGCTTTGCTTACAAGGAAATGCTGACCCACTGGCTGCGCGACAACGGCTACGAGGTAAAGGACTTCGGCACTTATTCGGCTGATTCGGTGGATTATCCGGACTTTGTGCATCCGGTAGCCGAAGCCATTACCGCCGGCGAGTTTGAGCAGGGCATTTTGGTGTGCGGCTCGGCCAATGGAGTGGCCATTACGGCCAACAAGCACAAGGGCATCCGGGCCGCTATTGCCTGGCAGCCCGAGCTGGCCGAGCTGGCCCGGCAGCACAACAACGCCAATATTATCTGCGTGCCCGAGCGGTTTGTGACCGAGGAAGCTGCCCGAGATATTGTGAGCAGGTTCTTAAACACCGCCTTCGAAGGAGGTCGGCACCAAAACCGCGTCAGCAAGATCGACTGCTAG
- a CDS encoding SPASM domain-containing protein, with amino-acid sequence MASTLTDGLNFLSKLTPRRALNTAQVVGGYALSKLTGKARHWGLPLALSFEPTTSCNLRCPECPSGLRSFTRPTGMLPDELFKRTIDELHKRLWYLIFYFQGEPYLHPNFLDLVKYAADKGIYTATSTNAHYLNDNNARRTVESGLDRLIISLDGTTQEVYQQYRVGGKLDKVLEGTKNIVKWRKELKSSTPRIIFQFLVVRPNEHQIEDAKQLAKDLGVDDVWFKTAQIYDYQQGSPLIPTIDYYSRYENNNGTWSIKNKLLDHCWKMWHSCVITWDGLVVPCCFDKDAEYRQGDLKTETFRQLWHGPKYQQFRASLLKGRDQIDMCRNCTEGTKVWG; translated from the coding sequence ATGGCTTCCACACTTACCGACGGTCTGAATTTTCTGAGCAAGCTCACGCCCCGCCGCGCCCTGAACACGGCGCAGGTGGTGGGCGGCTACGCCCTAAGCAAGCTCACCGGTAAAGCCCGGCACTGGGGCTTGCCACTGGCCCTAAGCTTTGAGCCTACCACCAGCTGCAACCTGCGCTGCCCAGAGTGCCCCAGCGGATTGCGCTCTTTCACGCGCCCCACCGGCATGCTGCCCGACGAGCTGTTCAAGCGCACCATCGACGAGCTGCACAAGCGCCTGTGGTACCTTATTTTCTACTTCCAGGGGGAGCCGTACCTGCATCCCAACTTCCTGGACCTGGTGAAGTATGCCGCCGACAAGGGTATTTATACCGCTACCAGCACCAATGCCCACTACCTCAACGACAACAATGCCCGTCGCACCGTGGAGTCGGGCCTCGACCGGCTGATCATCTCCTTGGACGGCACCACCCAGGAAGTGTACCAGCAATACCGGGTGGGCGGCAAGCTCGATAAGGTGCTGGAAGGCACGAAGAATATCGTGAAGTGGCGCAAGGAACTGAAGTCGAGCACCCCGCGCATCATCTTCCAGTTTCTGGTGGTGCGACCCAACGAGCACCAGATTGAAGATGCCAAGCAGTTGGCCAAAGACCTGGGCGTGGACGACGTGTGGTTTAAGACGGCCCAGATTTACGACTACCAGCAAGGCTCCCCGCTTATCCCGACCATTGACTACTACTCGCGCTACGAAAACAACAACGGCACCTGGAGCATCAAGAACAAGCTGCTGGACCACTGCTGGAAGATGTGGCACAGCTGCGTCATCACCTGGGACGGTCTGGTAGTGCCCTGCTGCTTCGACAAGGACGCGGAGTACCGCCAGGGGGACCTTAAAACCGAAACCTTCCGCCAGCTTTGGCACGGCCCCAAATACCAGCAGTTCCGAGCCTCCCTGCTCAAAGGCCGGGACCAGATAGACATGTGCCGCAACTGCACCGAAGGCACCAAGGTGTGGGGGTGA
- a CDS encoding erythromycin esterase family protein: MKTFSLPTHPLRSAADLDAVLTAIGDARIVLLGEASHGTHEYYTWRTALSKRLIQEKGFQFIAVEGDWPDCFEVNCAIKQDKADYGSAAQLLQTFNRWPTWMWGNWEIAALIDWLHQHNQQRPLAERIGFYGLDVYSLWESLQEILQFVSKQGDGAVAAAHKAFQCFEPYGDDPQEYAQHVAFVSDDCEDEVTHMLQSLRRQLRNTTAPTGLERETNFAAEQNALVAVNAERYYRAMISGGSASWNVRDGHMMETLTRLLDLHGPDSKAIIWEHNTHIGDARYTDMARDNTVNIGQLARQMYGREQVFAVGFGSYQGSVIAGKRWGAPFEVMPVPRATNGSWEDLLHDQLKGENALLLSSELKGTPAQKQTFKHRAIGVVYRPEFEQFGNYVPSLMSERYDAFLFIDQTQALHPLLTQVAEHTPPDMFPWTE; the protein is encoded by the coding sequence GTGAAGACCTTTTCCCTGCCCACCCACCCGCTCCGCTCCGCCGCCGACCTCGACGCAGTGCTCACCGCCATCGGCGACGCCCGCATCGTGCTGCTGGGTGAAGCTTCCCACGGCACCCACGAGTATTATACCTGGCGCACGGCCCTGTCCAAGCGCCTCATCCAGGAGAAAGGCTTCCAGTTTATAGCCGTGGAAGGCGACTGGCCCGACTGCTTCGAGGTCAACTGCGCCATCAAGCAGGACAAGGCCGACTACGGTAGCGCGGCTCAGTTGCTGCAAACCTTTAACCGCTGGCCCACCTGGATGTGGGGCAACTGGGAAATTGCCGCCCTTATCGACTGGCTGCACCAGCACAACCAGCAGCGCCCCCTGGCCGAGCGAATCGGGTTCTACGGGCTTGATGTGTACAGCCTCTGGGAGTCGCTACAGGAGATTCTACAGTTTGTCAGCAAGCAGGGCGACGGGGCCGTGGCGGCCGCGCACAAGGCTTTCCAGTGCTTCGAGCCCTACGGCGACGACCCGCAGGAGTATGCCCAGCACGTAGCTTTCGTGTCGGATGACTGCGAGGATGAGGTGACCCACATGCTGCAAAGCCTGCGCCGGCAGCTGCGCAACACTACTGCCCCCACCGGATTAGAGCGCGAAACCAACTTTGCCGCCGAGCAGAACGCCCTGGTCGCCGTGAATGCTGAGCGGTATTATCGGGCTATGATCAGCGGGGGCTCGGCCTCCTGGAACGTGCGCGACGGGCACATGATGGAAACCCTTACCCGCCTGCTCGACCTGCACGGCCCCGACAGCAAAGCCATTATCTGGGAACACAACACCCACATCGGCGACGCCCGCTACACCGACATGGCCCGCGACAATACCGTGAATATTGGCCAGCTGGCCCGCCAGATGTACGGGCGCGAGCAGGTGTTTGCCGTGGGCTTCGGCTCCTATCAGGGCAGCGTTATTGCTGGCAAGCGTTGGGGCGCACCCTTCGAAGTAATGCCTGTACCCCGGGCTACCAACGGTTCCTGGGAAGACCTTTTGCACGACCAGTTGAAGGGCGAAAACGCGCTGCTGCTATCGTCAGAGCTGAAAGGCACTCCTGCCCAGAAGCAAACCTTCAAGCACCGGGCCATTGGCGTCGTGTACCGCCCCGAGTTCGAGCAGTTCGGCAACTACGTTCCCTCTCTTATGTCGGAGCGCTACGACGCTTTTCTCTTTATCGACCAAACCCAGGCCCTGCACCCGCTCCTTACTCAGGTTGCCGAACACACCCCACCAGACATGTTCCCCTGGACGGAATAG
- a CDS encoding NADAR family protein, which translates to MTNSAFPAPIRDLSSLQAALAAGQLGHYLYFWGHTAKADSLGKECFSQWYPAAFELDGYVYPTAEHYMMAEKARLFQDEATRAAIITAKHPNDAKKLGRQIKNFDEAAWLAARFAIVVRGNLAKFSQHPELRKFLVGTGSQILVEASPVDTIWGIGLVQDHPAAADPSTWRGLNLLGFALMEVRDQLAD; encoded by the coding sequence ATGACAAATTCCGCCTTCCCCGCCCCCATTCGCGACTTAAGCAGCCTACAAGCCGCCCTTGCCGCAGGCCAGCTTGGTCACTACCTCTACTTCTGGGGCCACACCGCCAAGGCCGACAGCCTGGGCAAGGAGTGCTTCAGCCAGTGGTACCCGGCTGCTTTCGAGCTGGATGGGTACGTGTACCCCACTGCCGAGCATTATATGATGGCCGAAAAAGCCCGCCTGTTTCAGGACGAAGCCACCCGGGCCGCTATTATCACGGCCAAGCACCCTAATGATGCCAAAAAGCTGGGCCGCCAGATCAAAAACTTTGACGAAGCCGCCTGGCTGGCCGCCCGCTTCGCCATTGTTGTGCGCGGCAACCTGGCCAAGTTCAGCCAGCACCCCGAGCTGCGAAAGTTTCTGGTTGGCACAGGTAGTCAGATTCTGGTAGAAGCCAGCCCTGTGGATACCATCTGGGGTATCGGCCTGGTCCAGGACCACCCCGCTGCCGCCGACCCCAGCACCTGGCGCGGACTCAACCTGCTGGGCTTTGCCCTGATGGAAGTGCGCGACCAGCTTGCCGACTAA
- a CDS encoding FeoB-associated Cys-rich membrane protein — MILQYTIIVLLFLAATFYVGRIFWRAFFVKTASGCAKGCGGACSTIDVDRLQRTIETAAARAAAK, encoded by the coding sequence ATGATACTGCAATACACCATCATTGTCCTGCTTTTTCTGGCGGCCACGTTCTACGTGGGCCGGATCTTCTGGCGGGCCTTCTTCGTGAAAACGGCCAGCGGCTGCGCCAAGGGCTGCGGCGGTGCCTGCAGTACTATCGATGTGGACCGCCTGCAGCGAACCATCGAAACGGCTGCGGCCCGGGCGGCGGCCAAGTAG
- the tatC gene encoding twin-arginine translocase subunit TatC: MNTDQPNLGEVHEMSFIDHLEALRWHIIRSAISIVVFATIAFFNKDFLFHDLLLGPSRADFWTYRMFCRFGQWIGAPDLCMDKVGFIIQNREMSGQLTMHISTSFMVGIVLAFPYTFWEIWRFIKPGLYPHEQKNSQGAVFFVSVLFALGLMFGYYIAAPLSINFLASYTVDPTIENQIDMQSYLSTLTTMSISTAFVFELPMIVFFLAKAGLITPEIMRLYRKHAIVVILVIAAVITPPDISAQIIVTIPILILYELSINIARVVARGRTAALNAQLAENNGVS; encoded by the coding sequence TTGAATACTGACCAACCCAATCTGGGTGAAGTGCACGAAATGTCCTTCATCGACCATCTGGAGGCCTTGCGGTGGCACATTATCCGCTCGGCCATCTCGATTGTCGTTTTTGCTACCATAGCGTTTTTCAACAAAGACTTCCTGTTCCACGACCTGTTGCTGGGCCCGTCCCGCGCCGATTTCTGGACCTACCGCATGTTCTGCCGGTTTGGGCAGTGGATTGGGGCGCCGGATCTGTGCATGGATAAAGTGGGCTTTATCATCCAGAACCGGGAGATGAGCGGGCAGCTGACGATGCACATCAGCACCTCGTTTATGGTGGGCATTGTGCTGGCCTTCCCGTACACATTCTGGGAAATCTGGCGCTTTATCAAGCCCGGACTGTACCCGCACGAGCAGAAAAACTCCCAGGGGGCGGTGTTCTTCGTGTCGGTGCTGTTTGCCCTGGGCCTCATGTTTGGCTACTACATTGCGGCCCCGCTGAGCATCAACTTTCTGGCTTCGTACACCGTCGATCCGACCATCGAAAACCAGATTGACATGCAGAGCTACCTGAGCACGCTCACCACGATGTCCATTTCCACGGCCTTCGTGTTTGAGCTGCCCATGATAGTGTTCTTCCTGGCCAAAGCCGGTTTGATTACGCCCGAAATCATGCGCCTGTACCGCAAGCACGCCATTGTAGTCATCCTGGTTATTGCCGCCGTTATTACGCCCCCGGACATTTCGGCCCAGATTATCGTGACCATCCCGATTCTGATTCTCTACGAGCTGAGCATCAACATTGCCCGCGTCGTAGCCCGTGGCCGAACGGCAGCCCTGAATGCCCAGCTGGCCGAGAATAACGGCGTCAGCTAA
- a CDS encoding inositol monophosphatase family protein — translation MTDFSQLSLGLAEVCRRAGQFIHQEATSFDRSRVETKGLHDMVSYVDQEAERLLVAGLRELLPEAGFITEEGTTGGNSLATTTDTEYTWIIDPLDGTTNFIHGLPCYCVSVGLLHNGELAAGVVYEVTRDETFRAVRGGGAFCNDRPIRVSDAATLGQSLIATGFPYTKFGQLDDYLQILGAFMQRTHGVRRVGSAAADLAWVAAGRFEGFFEFNLNSYDVAAGILLVREAGGKVTQFLEDGDPLFGRQVVASNGHVHAEMQQTIGQFWK, via the coding sequence ATGACCGATTTTTCCCAACTCAGCCTCGGCCTAGCCGAGGTGTGCCGCCGTGCCGGCCAGTTTATTCACCAGGAAGCCACCTCCTTCGACCGAAGCCGCGTGGAAACCAAGGGGTTGCACGACATGGTGTCGTACGTCGACCAGGAAGCGGAGCGCCTGCTCGTGGCCGGACTCCGGGAATTGCTGCCCGAGGCCGGCTTTATCACCGAGGAAGGCACCACTGGCGGCAACAGCCTGGCTACCACCACCGATACCGAGTACACTTGGATTATCGACCCGCTTGACGGCACCACCAACTTCATTCACGGCCTGCCCTGCTACTGCGTAAGCGTGGGCCTGCTCCACAATGGGGAGCTGGCGGCCGGCGTGGTATATGAAGTAACCCGCGACGAAACCTTCCGGGCCGTGCGCGGCGGTGGGGCCTTCTGCAACGACCGGCCCATCCGCGTCTCCGACGCCGCCACTCTGGGTCAGAGCCTGATTGCCACTGGCTTCCCTTACACCAAGTTCGGCCAGCTCGACGACTACTTGCAGATTCTGGGTGCCTTTATGCAGCGCACCCACGGCGTGCGCCGCGTGGGCTCAGCCGCCGCCGACCTGGCCTGGGTAGCTGCCGGCCGCTTCGAAGGCTTCTTCGAGTTCAACCTTAACTCCTACGACGTGGCGGCTGGCATCCTGCTCGTGCGCGAAGCCGGCGGCAAAGTCACCCAGTTCCTGGAAGACGGCGACCCGCTTTTCGGCCGCCAGGTGGTAGCCAGCAACGGCCACGTGCATGCCGAAATGCAGCAAACCATTGGGCAGTTCTGGAAGTAG
- a CDS encoding 4a-hydroxytetrahydrobiopterin dehydratase — protein MWTEHDNSLTRRFQFADFKTAWAFMTEVAAEAERLDHHPWWANEYSWVEFRLRTHDAGNTVTKRDHRLADAIDAVAARYGVA, from the coding sequence ATGTGGACCGAACACGACAACAGCCTGACTCGCCGCTTTCAGTTTGCGGACTTCAAAACCGCCTGGGCCTTTATGACCGAAGTAGCCGCCGAAGCCGAGCGCCTCGACCATCACCCCTGGTGGGCCAATGAGTACAGCTGGGTCGAGTTCCGCCTCCGTACCCACGACGCGGGCAACACCGTCACCAAACGGGACCACCGACTAGCCGACGCTATTGATGCTGTAGCCGCTCGGTACGGGGTGGCGTAA
- the lnt gene encoding apolipoprotein N-acyltransferase — translation MLWPETALDEPYWESNFETYPKVQRVRQFLSLHPGVELITGVTSVVAYPSKETASETARFRDDLGYYDFFNTAVHFPSATGKASFYHKSRLVPGVEGVPNWVKAATIDLGGTAGGLGSQKERTVYRMAAADSTLRVAPVICYESVYGDFVNQYIKNGATLIGIITNDGWWSDSPGHNQHLQYATLRAIETRRDIARSANTGISAFIDQKGRIRSQTGWWVQTGRRFPVQLNEELTFYVRHGELLGPGMQVLAVLLLVGTLVMSLNRRFGTQPVAAEPVARPA, via the coding sequence GTGCTTTGGCCCGAAACGGCCCTGGATGAGCCGTACTGGGAGTCCAACTTCGAAACCTACCCCAAGGTGCAGCGGGTGCGCCAGTTTCTGAGTTTGCACCCCGGCGTAGAGCTCATCACCGGGGTGACCAGCGTGGTGGCCTACCCCAGCAAGGAAACGGCCAGTGAAACGGCCCGCTTCCGCGACGACCTGGGCTACTACGACTTCTTCAACACGGCCGTGCACTTCCCCAGCGCCACGGGCAAGGCTAGCTTCTACCATAAGTCGCGCTTGGTGCCGGGCGTGGAAGGCGTGCCCAACTGGGTGAAGGCTGCTACCATCGACCTGGGCGGCACGGCCGGCGGGCTGGGCAGCCAGAAGGAGCGCACCGTGTACCGCATGGCCGCCGCCGACTCCACCTTGCGCGTGGCCCCGGTCATCTGCTACGAGTCGGTGTACGGCGACTTTGTCAACCAATATATTAAGAACGGAGCCACGCTTATCGGCATTATCACGAACGACGGGTGGTGGAGCGACTCGCCCGGCCACAACCAGCATTTGCAGTACGCCACGCTGCGCGCCATCGAGACCCGCCGTGACATTGCCCGCTCCGCCAACACCGGTATTTCCGCCTTCATTGACCAGAAAGGCCGTATTCGCAGCCAAACTGGTTGGTGGGTGCAAACGGGCCGCCGCTTTCCCGTGCAGCTCAACGAGGAGCTGACTTTCTACGTGCGCCACGGCGAGCTGCTGGGTCCCGGCATGCAGGTGCTGGCCGTGCTGCTGCTCGTTGGTACGCTGGTAATGAGCCTGAACCGCCGCTTCGGCACTCAGCCCGTAGCCGCCGAGCCCGTTGCCCGCCCGGCATGA
- a CDS encoding metallophosphoesterase family protein — protein MARYVTTDIHGCLHTFRHLIEKVLDLQPADELYLLGDYVNKGPDSRGVLDYLMDLPRRGYQVQCLRGNHDQELLDAARGRTHLSWASQADRSMTLKSFDITDCTAIPEPYLAWLETLPYELDIPGFTLVHAGYDFRLPPRRCAPTGTRCSTSSSSPSMLPDCRAAGCCTGMCPPRRLR, from the coding sequence ATGGCCCGCTACGTCACTACTGATATTCACGGTTGTCTGCACACCTTCCGGCATCTGATAGAGAAAGTACTCGATTTACAGCCGGCTGATGAGCTCTACCTGCTGGGCGACTACGTGAACAAAGGCCCCGACAGCCGCGGGGTGCTCGACTACCTGATGGATCTGCCCCGGCGCGGTTACCAGGTGCAGTGCCTGCGCGGCAACCACGACCAGGAACTACTCGACGCGGCCCGGGGTCGGACGCACCTGTCCTGGGCTTCCCAGGCCGACCGGAGCATGACGCTCAAGAGCTTCGATATAACAGATTGCACGGCCATTCCTGAACCCTACTTGGCGTGGCTGGAAACGCTGCCTTACGAGCTAGATATACCGGGCTTTACGCTGGTGCACGCCGGCTACGATTTTCGTTTGCCCCCGAGAAGATGCGCACCGACTGGCACACGATGCTCAACATCAAGCAGTTCACCTTCGATGCTTCCCGATTGCAGGGCCGCCGGCTGCTGCACGGGCATGTGCCCACCCCGACGGCTCAGGTGA
- a CDS encoding serine hydroxymethyltransferase — protein sequence MAQDTVLFDLIRQEKERQTHGIELIASENYVSEQVMRAQGSILTNKYAEGLPGKRYYGGCEIVDQVEQLAIDRAKELFGVEWVNVQPHSGAQANAAVMLAILNPGDKILGFDLSHGGHLTHGSPVNFSGKLYKPSFYGVEPETGLIDWEKVKETARREQPKLIICGASAYSRDWDYKALREAADEVGALLLADISHPSGLIAKGLLNSPFEHCHIVTTTTHKTLRGPRGGLIMLGKDFENPFGLKTPKGELRMMSALLDSGVFPGTQGGPLEHVIGAKAVAFGECLSDAYTEYTQQVIRNAQALAKGFMDRGYQIISGGTDNHLMLIDLRSKGLTGKLAENTLIKADITINKNMVPFDDKSPFVTSGMRIGSAAVTTRGLREADMTRIVEFIDDVLMHHTDEAHLLKVRGQINEWMQQYPLFA from the coding sequence ATTGCCCAGGACACGGTCCTGTTCGACCTCATCCGCCAGGAAAAGGAACGTCAGACCCACGGAATTGAACTGATTGCCTCGGAAAACTACGTTTCGGAGCAAGTGATGCGGGCGCAGGGCTCCATCCTCACCAACAAGTACGCCGAGGGCCTGCCCGGCAAGCGCTACTACGGCGGCTGCGAAATCGTGGACCAAGTAGAGCAGCTGGCCATTGACCGCGCCAAGGAACTGTTTGGTGTAGAGTGGGTAAACGTGCAGCCGCACTCTGGTGCCCAGGCCAACGCGGCCGTAATGCTGGCCATCCTGAACCCCGGCGACAAAATCCTGGGCTTCGACCTGAGCCACGGTGGTCACCTGACCCACGGCTCACCCGTAAACTTCTCGGGCAAGCTCTACAAGCCTTCCTTCTATGGCGTGGAGCCCGAAACCGGCCTGATTGACTGGGAAAAAGTAAAGGAAACTGCCCGCCGCGAGCAGCCCAAGCTCATCATCTGCGGAGCCTCGGCCTATTCCCGCGACTGGGACTACAAAGCCCTGCGCGAAGCCGCCGACGAGGTAGGCGCCTTACTGCTGGCTGATATTTCCCACCCCTCGGGTCTGATTGCCAAGGGCTTGCTCAACTCGCCCTTCGAGCACTGCCACATCGTAACTACTACCACCCACAAGACGCTGCGCGGCCCCCGTGGCGGCCTCATCATGCTGGGCAAGGACTTCGAAAACCCCTTCGGCCTGAAAACACCGAAAGGTGAGCTGCGCATGATGTCGGCCCTGCTCGACTCGGGCGTATTCCCCGGTACCCAGGGCGGCCCCTTGGAGCACGTTATCGGCGCCAAGGCTGTGGCTTTCGGTGAGTGCCTCTCAGACGCCTACACCGAGTACACCCAGCAGGTAATTCGCAACGCCCAGGCCCTGGCCAAAGGCTTCATGGACCGCGGCTACCAGATTATCAGCGGCGGTACCGACAACCACCTGATGCTTATCGACCTGCGCAGCAAGGGCCTGACCGGCAAGCTGGCCGAAAACACCCTCATCAAGGCCGATATCACCATCAATAAAAACATGGTGCCCTTCGACGACAAGTCGCCCTTCGTGACCAGCGGCATGCGCATCGGCTCGGCCGCCGTGACGACCCGCGGTCTGCGCGAGGCTGATATGACCCGCATCGTGGAGTTTATCGACGACGTGCTGATGCACCACACCGACGAGGCCCACTTGCTGAAAGTGCGCGGCCAGATCAATGAGTGGATGCAGCAATACCCGCTGTTTGCTTAA
- a CDS encoding tetratricopeptide repeat protein produces MAEAMEQYRQGHYPAALHALRRVPTDNLGADTMLYYNGIFLLSQGDGRAARPYLRRVLQQPGSALSRKARYHLAVAHWAAKQWPEARATFREVAVDSLNPYRRAAQKVLRNDVLREEE; encoded by the coding sequence TTGGCCGAAGCCATGGAGCAGTACCGGCAGGGGCATTACCCGGCCGCCCTGCACGCCTTGCGCCGCGTACCCACCGACAACCTTGGGGCCGACACCATGCTGTATTACAACGGCATTTTCCTGCTTAGCCAGGGCGACGGTCGGGCGGCCCGGCCCTACCTGCGCCGCGTGCTTCAGCAGCCGGGCTCGGCACTGTCGCGCAAGGCCCGATACCATTTGGCTGTGGCGCACTGGGCGGCCAAGCAGTGGCCCGAGGCCCGGGCTACCTTCCGCGAAGTAGCCGTGGACTCGCTCAACCCCTACCGCCGGGCTGCCCAGAAGGTGCTGCGCAACGACGTGCTGCGGGAAGAAGAGTAA
- the rsmI gene encoding 16S rRNA (cytidine(1402)-2'-O)-methyltransferase — translation MSDSSETPTVLYLVPTPIGNLEDITLRAIRILGEVDVVLAEDTRTSGRLMQHLGLKKPMLSYHLHNEHQTVQRVLDRLEKGEKMALVSDAGTPGISDPGFLLVRECLAKGLKVECLPGATAFVPALLKSGFGAERFTFEGFLPVKKGRQTRIRELQQETRTMIFYESPHRIVKTLEQLSEAFGPERLGSVSRELTKLFEETVNGTLAELAADFAGRQTIKGEIVVVIQGNRE, via the coding sequence ATGTCTGACTCGTCTGAAACGCCTACTGTTCTGTACCTCGTGCCCACGCCCATCGGCAACCTGGAGGATATTACCCTGCGGGCCATCCGGATTCTGGGCGAGGTGGATGTGGTGCTGGCCGAGGATACCCGCACCAGCGGCCGGCTCATGCAGCATCTGGGGTTGAAAAAGCCTATGCTCAGCTACCACCTGCACAACGAGCACCAGACCGTGCAGCGCGTGCTCGACCGGCTCGAAAAAGGCGAGAAAATGGCCCTGGTATCGGATGCCGGCACCCCCGGAATTTCTGACCCCGGCTTTTTGTTGGTGCGCGAGTGCCTGGCCAAGGGCCTGAAGGTGGAATGCCTGCCCGGGGCCACGGCCTTCGTGCCAGCCTTGCTCAAGTCGGGCTTCGGAGCCGAGCGGTTCACCTTCGAAGGTTTTTTGCCCGTGAAGAAAGGCCGCCAGACCCGCATCCGGGAACTGCAGCAGGAAACCCGCACCATGATTTTTTACGAGTCGCCCCACCGCATCGTCAAGACGCTGGAGCAGCTTTCGGAAGCTTTCGGGCCCGAGCGGCTGGGCTCCGTGAGCCGGGAGCTCACCAAGTTATTCGAAGAAACCGTGAACGGGACGCTGGCCGAGCTGGCCGCTGACTTCGCGGGCCGTCAGACCATTAAAGGAGAAATCGTTGTCGTCATTCAAGGAAATCGGGAATAG
- a CDS encoding ribosome-binding factor A, with protein MESKRQQKFASLLQQDLAAVFQRDLPHLFPGLPPGISTIRVSPDLGVARIYLSSLLANTGPALLELVRDNSKEIRQALAKRIRKQVRIIPELVFFLDDSAEYAAHMDAVLGKLDIPAETPEDSSDPKTTDGKGPARPKLFADEDE; from the coding sequence ATGGAAAGTAAACGACAGCAAAAGTTTGCCAGCCTCCTGCAGCAGGACCTGGCAGCCGTCTTTCAACGCGACTTACCGCACCTGTTTCCTGGCCTGCCGCCGGGTATCAGCACCATTCGGGTTTCACCCGATTTGGGCGTGGCCCGCATTTACCTGAGCAGCCTGCTGGCCAACACCGGCCCGGCCCTGCTCGAACTGGTGCGCGACAATAGCAAAGAAATTCGTCAGGCCTTGGCCAAGCGTATTCGGAAGCAAGTGCGCATTATCCCCGAGCTGGTCTTCTTCCTCGACGACAGCGCCGAGTACGCCGCCCACATGGATGCCGTGCTGGGTAAGCTCGACATCCCGGCCGAAACGCCCGAGGACAGCTCCGACCCCAAAACCACCGACGGCAAAGGTCCCGCCCGGCCCAAGCTGTTCGCCGACGAAGACGAATAG